One stretch of Longimicrobiales bacterium DNA includes these proteins:
- a CDS encoding thiolase family protein — MREAWIIDAVRTPIGRHGGGLASVRPDDLAALTIGALVERTDLDPETIDDVLFGCSNQAGEDNRNVARMAALRAGLPLSVPGQTVNRLCGSGMQAVLSASHAIAAGAGDVFIAGGVESMSRAPYVMLKPSMGYQRGHPETADTVLGWRFANPAFDPEWTIGLGETAEVVADEFGVTREAQDAFAAESQQRAERAIAAGRFDDEIVPVSVPQRRGDPVIVSADEHPRADTTAESLARLRPVFQKDGTVTAGNSSGINDGAAALLVVSEEKGRELGLEPMARVVGGAIAGLEPQRMGVGPIRATRKAFSRHGWSASDIDLAELNEAFAAQALPCMAELGLDAERVNVNGGAIALGHPVGCSGARIVVTLLHEMKKQDASRGMASMCVGVGQGITSLWERS; from the coding sequence ATGCGTGAAGCGTGGATTATCGACGCGGTTCGAACCCCCATCGGTCGACACGGGGGCGGACTCGCCTCGGTCCGTCCAGATGATCTGGCTGCCCTGACGATCGGTGCACTGGTCGAACGCACAGATCTGGATCCCGAGACGATTGATGATGTGCTGTTCGGGTGTAGCAACCAGGCCGGTGAGGACAACCGGAACGTGGCGCGCATGGCGGCTCTGCGCGCCGGACTTCCTCTGAGCGTTCCCGGGCAGACGGTGAACCGTCTGTGTGGTTCGGGTATGCAGGCCGTGCTCTCGGCATCCCACGCGATCGCGGCAGGAGCCGGAGACGTGTTCATCGCCGGCGGTGTGGAAAGCATGAGCCGGGCACCCTATGTCATGCTGAAGCCGTCCATGGGCTACCAGCGGGGCCATCCCGAGACCGCAGATACAGTCCTGGGGTGGAGGTTTGCGAATCCCGCTTTTGACCCTGAATGGACGATCGGCCTTGGGGAAACCGCCGAGGTGGTGGCCGATGAGTTCGGGGTCACGCGAGAGGCGCAGGACGCCTTCGCCGCGGAGAGTCAGCAACGTGCTGAGCGCGCTATCGCAGCGGGCCGCTTCGACGACGAAATCGTTCCAGTCTCCGTGCCTCAGCGTAGAGGTGATCCGGTCATCGTCTCGGCCGATGAGCATCCACGTGCGGATACGACCGCAGAATCCCTGGCGCGTCTGCGCCCCGTATTCCAGAAAGACGGGACGGTCACCGCGGGCAATTCCTCGGGCATCAATGACGGCGCCGCCGCTCTCCTGGTTGTCTCGGAGGAGAAAGGCAGAGAGCTAGGCCTTGAGCCGATGGCGCGAGTTGTGGGCGGGGCTATCGCAGGCCTCGAGCCACAGCGCATGGGTGTCGGCCCCATCCGGGCTACTCGCAAGGCGTTTAGCAGACACGGCTGGTCGGCTTCGGACATCGATCTTGCCGAGTTGAATGAGGCGTTTGCGGCCCAAGCGTTGCCCTGCATGGCTGAGCTGGGCCTCGATGCGGAGCGAGTGAACGTGAACGGTGGCGCCATCGCCCTGGGACACCCCGTGGGATGCTCGGGAGCCCGCATCGTGGTGACGCTGCTCCACGAGATGAAGAAGCAAGACGCCAGTCGAGGCATGGCCTCCATGTGCGTCGGTGTTGGACAGGGGATCACGAGCCTCTGGGAGCGGTCATGA
- the floA gene encoding flotillin-like protein FloA (flotillin-like protein involved in membrane lipid rafts), giving the protein MDGVAMVTPIFLVVMVMVLSMVLWAIPVRLWVEALSAGVTVSIGTLIGMRLRKVSPAAIVRPLINATKAGLDLDINALEAHYLAGGRVDRVVGALISADKARIELAFNQAAAIDLAGRDVFEAVQVSVNPKVINTPKVAAMAKDGIQLIAVARVTVRANINRLVGGAGEDTILARVGEGIVSTIGSAETHKAVLQDPDAISQTVLAKGLDSGTAFEILSIDIADVDVGKNIGAELQTDQAEADKRVAQARAEERRAMAVAEEQEMKALVGQMQAEVVKAEAQVPLAMAEALRSGNLGVMDFLKYRNIEADTNMRTAIAGPDDGPTSASE; this is encoded by the coding sequence ATGGATGGTGTAGCAATGGTCACGCCGATCTTCCTGGTCGTCATGGTGATGGTGTTGTCTATGGTCCTGTGGGCGATCCCGGTACGCCTCTGGGTGGAGGCTCTGTCTGCCGGGGTGACGGTTTCGATTGGAACGCTCATCGGGATGCGGCTTCGCAAAGTGTCCCCGGCCGCGATCGTACGGCCCCTTATCAACGCAACAAAGGCCGGTCTCGACCTCGATATCAACGCGCTTGAAGCTCACTATCTGGCGGGTGGACGTGTCGATCGTGTCGTTGGCGCTCTGATTTCAGCAGACAAGGCGAGGATCGAGTTGGCATTCAATCAGGCGGCTGCCATTGACCTTGCGGGACGTGACGTCTTTGAGGCCGTACAGGTGTCGGTCAATCCGAAGGTCATCAATACGCCTAAAGTGGCAGCGATGGCGAAGGACGGCATTCAGCTCATCGCGGTCGCTCGAGTCACGGTTCGGGCGAACATTAACCGACTTGTCGGTGGTGCGGGTGAGGACACGATTCTGGCCCGTGTCGGCGAGGGGATCGTGTCGACGATCGGCTCGGCTGAAACGCACAAGGCCGTGCTGCAGGACCCTGATGCGATCTCCCAGACCGTGCTCGCGAAGGGACTCGACTCAGGGACTGCGTTCGAGATTCTCTCCATCGACATCGCAGACGTCGACGTCGGGAAAAACATCGGAGCGGAGCTCCAGACTGATCAGGCTGAGGCCGACAAGCGCGTCGCCCAGGCCAGGGCGGAAGAGCGCCGCGCCATGGCGGTGGCAGAAGAGCAGGAAATGAAAGCTCTCGTGGGTCAGATGCAGGCTGAGGTGGTGAAGGCCGAGGCGCAGGTGCCGCTCGCGATGGCTGAGGCGCTCCGGTCTGGAAACCTTGGTGTAATGGACTTCCTCAAGTACCGGAACATCGAGGCTGACACGAACATGCGGACGGCGATCGCCGGGCCGGACGACGGGCCTACTTCTGCCTCCGAGTAG
- the acnA gene encoding aconitate hydratase AcnA, translated as MAELRSDPFGALTNVDLPEGPTSFYRLSRLQDEGVVDSLDRLPFSIRVLLENTLRHAGDGYVTEDHVQAVTKWSPNNSGADVPFMPTRVVLQDFTGVPAVVDLAAMRDGLRAMGGDPSRINPVVPADLVIDHSVQVDFAGFRDAFRLNVEKEFERNRERYALLRWAQEAFDNFSVVPPGTGIVHQVNLEYLASVIHRKEHNGLNLAYPDTLVGTDSHTTMVNGLGVLGWGVGGIEAEAVVLGQPYYMLLPEVVGMKLTGVLPEGATATDLVLRVTEMLRSHGVVGRFVEYYGAGLSNLTLPDMATLANMSPEYGSTVGFFPVDDSTLTYLRGTGRDEAMVQRVETVSKELGLFRTDDTPDPEFTSSIELDLSTVEPSLAGPKRPQDRIPMADMRTQFEKDLPALVPAGFALPNGGETEDEGAVQSGESWSGAAGSEASAIAATADPRCVSIDCDGEEVEIRDGTIVLASITSCTNTSNPSVMVGAGLVAKKAVEKGLKVKPWVKTAMAPGSQVVTDYLTESGLLPYLEELRFHVVGYGCMTCIGNSGPLPENIHNAIEENGLVVSSVLSGNRNFEARIHPLIRANYLASPGLVVAYAIAGRMDVDLYNEPLGHGSDGQPVFLADIWPTPKEVSDTVASSLKPEMFTKRYATVSTGDENWQALPLPEEGSLYDWVPDSTYVRLPPFFEGMDLEVPKPQDISGARVLAMLGQSVTTDHISPAGAIPKAEPAGTYLREHGVAVKDFNTFGSRRGNHEVMMRGTFGNVRIKNLLLDGTEGGYTLHLPTNEEMPIYDASMLYQEAGTPLVVLAGQEYGTGSSRDWAAKGTILLGVKAVIAESFERIHRSNLVGMGVLPLEFVDGQTPTSLGLTGHETFDLTGIGDSLKPRCMINVTATGTDGSEKSFTAKARLDSDVDVEYYENGGILQTVLRKMARGDM; from the coding sequence GTGGCAGAGCTAAGAAGCGACCCCTTCGGTGCCCTTACAAACGTCGACCTGCCGGAAGGGCCGACGTCTTTTTACAGGCTTTCACGGCTTCAGGACGAAGGCGTGGTCGACTCACTCGATCGCCTGCCCTTCTCTATTCGGGTCCTGCTCGAGAACACGCTCCGACACGCGGGAGATGGCTATGTGACCGAAGACCACGTCCAGGCGGTCACCAAGTGGAGCCCAAACAACTCTGGCGCTGACGTCCCCTTCATGCCTACGCGGGTCGTTTTGCAGGACTTTACGGGTGTGCCTGCCGTCGTAGACCTCGCGGCCATGCGTGACGGCCTCAGGGCGATGGGTGGCGATCCCTCACGGATCAACCCTGTCGTCCCGGCCGATCTCGTCATCGACCACTCGGTTCAGGTCGACTTCGCGGGCTTCCGGGACGCATTCCGCTTGAATGTCGAAAAGGAGTTCGAGCGGAATCGTGAGCGATACGCACTCCTTCGCTGGGCCCAAGAGGCGTTCGACAATTTCTCGGTTGTCCCCCCAGGAACCGGCATCGTACACCAGGTGAACCTGGAGTATCTCGCCTCGGTAATTCACCGAAAGGAGCACAACGGGCTCAACCTCGCCTACCCGGACACACTCGTGGGAACCGACTCGCACACGACCATGGTTAACGGACTCGGCGTCCTCGGCTGGGGGGTCGGAGGAATCGAAGCCGAAGCGGTGGTACTTGGACAGCCCTACTACATGCTTCTGCCAGAAGTCGTGGGCATGAAGCTGACGGGGGTTCTCCCCGAGGGTGCGACCGCGACCGATCTGGTGCTTCGCGTCACGGAAATGCTTCGGAGTCATGGGGTCGTAGGCCGCTTCGTCGAGTACTACGGCGCGGGGCTGAGCAACCTCACGCTCCCCGATATGGCCACCCTGGCCAACATGTCGCCTGAGTACGGATCCACCGTCGGCTTCTTCCCGGTCGACGACTCCACGCTGACCTACCTCCGTGGCACGGGCCGAGACGAGGCCATGGTGCAGCGCGTCGAGACGGTGTCTAAGGAACTCGGGCTCTTCCGTACTGATGACACACCTGATCCGGAATTCACGTCGAGTATCGAGCTGGATCTCTCCACGGTAGAGCCGAGCCTCGCCGGTCCAAAGCGCCCACAGGACCGGATTCCCATGGCAGACATGCGGACGCAATTCGAGAAGGATCTGCCGGCACTCGTTCCGGCCGGCTTCGCTCTACCGAACGGTGGGGAGACTGAGGACGAGGGCGCGGTTCAGTCTGGAGAGAGCTGGAGTGGAGCGGCTGGCAGCGAGGCTTCGGCCATCGCGGCGACCGCAGACCCGCGGTGTGTGAGCATCGACTGCGACGGCGAAGAGGTCGAGATCCGGGACGGAACCATCGTCCTCGCGTCGATCACGAGCTGCACGAATACGTCGAACCCCTCGGTCATGGTCGGCGCAGGGCTGGTGGCGAAGAAGGCGGTCGAGAAGGGGCTCAAGGTCAAGCCATGGGTGAAGACGGCGATGGCCCCCGGCAGCCAGGTCGTGACGGACTATCTGACCGAGTCAGGCCTCCTGCCCTACCTCGAGGAGCTTCGTTTCCACGTGGTCGGCTACGGCTGCATGACCTGCATCGGCAACTCAGGTCCGCTTCCGGAGAACATCCACAACGCCATTGAGGAAAACGGCCTGGTCGTTTCGTCGGTGCTCTCGGGCAATCGCAACTTCGAAGCGCGGATTCACCCATTGATTCGAGCCAACTACCTGGCCTCGCCTGGCCTCGTCGTCGCCTATGCGATCGCGGGTCGAATGGATGTCGACCTCTACAACGAGCCGCTCGGACACGGGTCAGACGGACAGCCTGTATTCCTTGCGGACATCTGGCCGACACCGAAGGAAGTGAGCGATACGGTCGCCTCCTCATTGAAGCCCGAGATGTTCACGAAGCGGTACGCCACGGTCTCCACCGGGGACGAGAACTGGCAGGCTCTCCCTCTTCCCGAAGAGGGCAGCCTATACGACTGGGTACCTGACTCCACGTACGTCCGCCTTCCCCCGTTCTTCGAGGGGATGGATCTCGAAGTACCCAAGCCACAGGACATCTCTGGCGCACGAGTGCTGGCGATGCTTGGACAGTCTGTCACGACCGATCATATCTCACCCGCCGGAGCCATTCCAAAGGCCGAGCCAGCCGGGACATACCTGCGCGAACACGGCGTCGCGGTGAAGGATTTCAACACCTTCGGATCGAGACGCGGAAATCACGAGGTGATGATGCGCGGGACGTTCGGCAACGTCCGAATCAAGAATCTCCTTCTCGATGGGACAGAGGGTGGGTACACCCTGCACCTCCCCACGAACGAAGAGATGCCGATTTACGACGCTTCCATGCTGTACCAGGAAGCCGGCACTCCGCTCGTGGTGCTGGCTGGACAGGAGTACGGGACGGGGAGCTCCCGGGACTGGGCGGCGAAGGGCACGATCCTGCTTGGAGTGAAGGCCGTCATCGCCGAGAGCTTCGAGCGCATTCACCGAAGCAACTTGGTTGGCATGGGCGTCCTACCGCTCGAGTTCGTGGATGGTCAAACGCCCACGTCGCTCGGACTCACCGGGCACGAGACATTCGATCTAACCGGGATCGGCGATAGCCTGAAGCCCCGGTGCATGATCAACGTCACGGCCACCGGAACGGATGGTTCGGAAAAGAGCTTTACTGCCAAGGCCCGCCTCGACTCCGATGTGGACGTCGAATACTACGAAAACGGCGGCATTCTCCAGACCGTTCTCAGGAAGATGGCACGCGGCGACATGTAG
- a CDS encoding enoyl-CoA hydratase/isomerase family protein, with amino-acid sequence MSDSVLVHYEVRGKVALLTLDDPPANTYTHEMMRQLDECIVRARFDEAAEVIVLTGKGEKFFCAGANIGMLSQADPEWKYCFCLHANETLNRLEQTPKLVIAALNGHTVGGGLEIAMAADIRIARKDSGKVGLPEVALGVLPGTGGTQRLVRLVGKPTAIQMMAEGTTFGFDDALRHGIINEVYDHEDRDSFLEAVLEYANQFTTPNKATKAVGLIKRSVQTGAELPFELALALERELQAQLFASSDAKEGLNAYVEKRKAKFTGS; translated from the coding sequence ATGTCCGATTCGGTATTGGTCCACTACGAGGTTCGGGGCAAAGTTGCCCTCCTGACCCTCGACGACCCGCCCGCGAACACCTACACACACGAAATGATGCGCCAGCTCGACGAGTGCATCGTCAGGGCGCGCTTCGACGAAGCGGCTGAAGTCATCGTTCTGACCGGTAAAGGCGAGAAGTTTTTCTGCGCCGGCGCGAACATCGGCATGCTCTCGCAGGCTGACCCGGAGTGGAAGTACTGCTTCTGCCTGCACGCCAACGAGACCCTCAATCGCCTCGAACAGACCCCGAAGTTGGTCATCGCGGCGCTCAACGGGCACACGGTTGGGGGTGGCCTCGAGATCGCGATGGCCGCTGATATCCGGATCGCACGTAAGGATTCGGGGAAAGTGGGGCTTCCCGAGGTTGCTCTCGGCGTTCTGCCGGGGACCGGCGGTACGCAGCGCCTGGTTCGCCTCGTTGGTAAGCCGACTGCGATTCAGATGATGGCAGAAGGCACGACGTTCGGTTTTGACGACGCCCTCCGCCATGGCATCATCAACGAGGTCTACGACCACGAAGACCGCGACAGCTTCCTCGAGGCGGTGCTCGAGTACGCGAACCAGTTCACGACGCCGAACAAGGCGACCAAAGCCGTCGGACTCATCAAGCGTTCCGTGCAGACCGGTGCCGAGCTGCCGTTCGAGCTGGCTCTTGCCCTGGAGCGTGAATTGCAGGCTCAGCTCTTCGCCAGCAGCGACGCGAAAGAGGGCCTGAACGCCTACGTCGAGAAGCGCAAAGCCAAGTTCACGGGCAGCTGA
- a CDS encoding ATP-dependent Clp protease proteolytic subunit yields the protein MIRRIPIAITAAAALLSAIASPVAAQEEGYVLRVPVTGVVELGLAPFIERSIEEATAAGALALILDMDTPGGRVDAAQRISDALTDASIPVYTLVNRRAFSAGALIALSTDRIYMRPGSVIGAATPVDGAGTKASEKIVSAMRSEMRALAESAGLDPEVAAAMVDEDIEIEGVVEPGKLLTLTTTEAVDIDYALEVADLEALLVELGHEGAAVTTAEANWAERVVRFFSNPVVAPFLLTLGFLGLITEIKTPTFGLAGAAGLLSLSLFFGSHMIVGLAGLEDIIIFGTGLLLIGAEVFLVPGFGLFGLVGGIGVTAGLYLSMLGGLPTSPDFARAGLVLSTTVVLIAVCAWVLIRTLPGSSRLAKSGIFLFDSTDRAIGYESAEIRSDLIGVPGSAITDLRPSGTALFGDERIDVVSESEWITEGTPVRVISAEGYRHVVRAISEDETAQDA from the coding sequence ATGATACGCCGCATCCCGATCGCGATCACAGCCGCAGCCGCTCTCCTCTCCGCGATTGCGAGTCCTGTCGCCGCCCAGGAAGAAGGCTATGTGCTTCGTGTGCCGGTGACCGGGGTAGTCGAGCTTGGGCTGGCGCCGTTTATCGAACGCAGCATTGAAGAGGCGACGGCAGCGGGGGCGCTGGCGCTGATTCTTGATATGGATACGCCGGGTGGGCGGGTCGACGCAGCGCAGCGTATCTCTGACGCCCTCACGGACGCCTCGATCCCCGTATATACGCTCGTGAATCGACGAGCCTTCTCGGCTGGCGCTCTGATCGCCCTCTCCACGGATCGCATCTACATGCGCCCTGGCTCAGTGATCGGCGCAGCGACTCCGGTCGACGGCGCAGGCACGAAGGCTTCTGAGAAGATCGTCTCTGCCATGCGGAGCGAGATGCGTGCGCTGGCCGAATCGGCGGGTCTGGATCCAGAGGTGGCCGCCGCGATGGTCGATGAGGATATCGAAATCGAGGGTGTGGTGGAGCCAGGGAAGCTTCTGACGTTGACCACCACCGAGGCGGTCGATATCGACTACGCCCTGGAGGTCGCCGATCTGGAAGCTCTTCTGGTCGAACTCGGGCACGAGGGGGCCGCGGTCACGACCGCTGAGGCCAACTGGGCCGAAAGGGTGGTTCGCTTCTTCTCGAATCCCGTCGTCGCCCCGTTCCTGCTGACGCTGGGGTTCCTGGGGCTCATCACCGAAATCAAGACACCGACGTTCGGCCTAGCCGGGGCCGCTGGCCTTCTCTCGCTCTCGCTATTCTTCGGATCTCATATGATCGTGGGACTGGCCGGGCTCGAGGACATCATCATCTTCGGCACAGGGCTTCTGCTCATCGGAGCTGAAGTGTTCCTTGTTCCGGGCTTCGGTCTGTTCGGACTCGTTGGGGGGATCGGTGTGACGGCTGGCCTGTATCTCAGTATGCTCGGCGGATTGCCGACATCTCCGGATTTTGCGCGCGCAGGGCTCGTGCTCAGCACGACGGTTGTGCTCATCGCCGTCTGCGCGTGGGTGTTGATCCGCACACTGCCCGGCAGCTCACGACTTGCGAAGAGCGGCATCTTTCTGTTCGACAGCACGGATCGAGCGATCGGATACGAGTCTGCCGAGATCCGATCAGACCTGATCGGTGTGCCCGGAAGTGCGATCACAGATTTGCGTCCGTCAGGGACGGCATTGTTCGGAGATGAGCGAATCGACGTCGTCTCCGAGTCGGAATGGATTACTGAAGGAACCCCGGTCCGCGTGATAAGCGCGGAAGGGTATCGACACGTCGTGCGCGCGATCTCGGAGGATGAGACCGCTCAGGACGCTTGA
- a CDS encoding enoyl-CoA hydratase-related protein, which produces MSTRAVLLEKRDDFIAVITLNRPEKLNALNAEVRGLIRDMLDELATDDSVRAVVIHGTGKKAFVAGADVTEFHARTPEEQRAVYAQRRIYETIADFPKPVIAAIHGFCIGGGSELALACDIRVADRTTRISQAEIRIGLIPGGGGTQRLARLVGRGWASIISFTGDFVEADEAERIGLIDVLVDEGKALERALELAGRMTRWSPVSLRLAKDAIRAAYEMPMEDGLVYEKERFLDAFASEDGKEGVAAFVEKRKPDFKGR; this is translated from the coding sequence ATGAGTACCAGGGCCGTTCTCCTAGAGAAACGTGACGACTTCATCGCAGTAATCACTCTCAATCGACCGGAGAAACTGAACGCGCTGAACGCCGAAGTGCGTGGACTGATCCGCGACATGCTCGACGAGCTCGCGACGGACGACTCCGTTCGCGCCGTCGTGATCCACGGCACAGGCAAGAAAGCTTTTGTCGCCGGCGCGGACGTGACGGAATTCCATGCACGGACCCCCGAAGAGCAGCGCGCGGTGTATGCGCAGCGCCGCATCTACGAAACAATCGCTGACTTTCCGAAGCCGGTGATCGCAGCCATTCACGGATTCTGTATCGGTGGAGGATCGGAGCTCGCGCTCGCGTGTGATATCCGAGTGGCCGACCGTACAACGCGTATCAGCCAAGCAGAAATAAGGATTGGGCTGATCCCCGGCGGAGGGGGTACCCAGAGACTGGCACGGCTCGTGGGGCGCGGATGGGCCTCGATCATCAGTTTTACCGGAGACTTCGTCGAAGCAGACGAAGCAGAGCGAATCGGCCTGATCGACGTCCTCGTGGATGAGGGCAAGGCGCTGGAAAGGGCGCTTGAACTGGCAGGCCGGATGACGCGGTGGAGTCCGGTCTCGCTCAGGCTTGCCAAGGACGCGATCCGGGCGGCGTACGAGATGCCGATGGAGGACGGCCTCGTCTATGAGAAGGAAAGATTCCTCGACGCCTTCGCCTCCGAGGACGGAAAAGAAGGTGTCGCCGCCTTCGTCGAGAAGCGGAAACCTGACTTCAAGGGTCGCTGA
- a CDS encoding 3-hydroxyacyl-CoA dehydrogenase family protein: protein MSGGASHIDTVAVLGAGTMGHGIAQVCAAAGCTVRMFDINEDAVSAGLGRVRGNLDKGIARGKVTEEERHDVLSRLTTTTAITDAVDQADLVIEAAPESMELKERIFREVDAAAPATAILGSNTSSLSIAQIATVVSDPTRFVGLHFFNPVHIMSLVEVVWGPDTSEQTRDASVAFAHRLGKEPIVVRDAPGFASSRLGIVLGMEAIRMVEQGVASPEDIDKAMELGYRHPMGPLKLTDLVGLDVRLGITEYLHETLGSDAFNPPALLRQMVSDGKLGKKSGQGFYQW, encoded by the coding sequence ATGAGCGGCGGAGCCAGCCACATCGACACCGTCGCAGTCCTCGGAGCCGGGACCATGGGCCATGGCATCGCCCAGGTATGCGCTGCCGCCGGCTGCACGGTTCGGATGTTCGACATCAACGAAGACGCGGTGTCGGCGGGACTCGGCCGTGTGCGAGGCAACCTCGACAAGGGCATCGCGCGGGGGAAGGTGACGGAGGAGGAGCGGCACGACGTACTGTCTCGACTCACAACCACGACCGCGATCACCGATGCCGTGGATCAGGCCGATCTCGTTATTGAGGCTGCCCCTGAGTCCATGGAACTGAAGGAACGGATCTTTCGCGAGGTAGATGCGGCGGCACCCGCTACAGCTATTCTCGGATCTAATACGTCGTCCTTGTCCATCGCACAGATCGCTACGGTAGTCAGTGATCCCACACGCTTTGTCGGCCTGCACTTCTTCAACCCGGTTCACATCATGAGCCTGGTCGAAGTGGTCTGGGGCCCGGACACGTCAGAGCAGACGCGGGACGCGTCAGTGGCCTTCGCGCATCGACTGGGCAAAGAGCCGATCGTGGTGAGGGACGCGCCCGGCTTTGCTTCTTCCCGTCTCGGCATCGTCCTGGGTATGGAAGCGATCCGAATGGTCGAGCAGGGCGTCGCCAGTCCGGAAGACATCGACAAGGCGATGGAGCTCGGCTACCGACACCCAATGGGCCCCCTCAAGCTTACCGACCTGGTCGGACTCGACGTTCGCTTGGGCATCACCGAGTACCTCCACGAGACGCTCGGTTCAGATGCGTTTAACCCGCCCGCCCTGCTCCGCCAGATGGTCTCGGACGGAAAGCTCGGGAAGAAGAGCGGTCAGGGCTTCTACCAGTGGTAG
- a CDS encoding aldehyde dehydrogenase family protein, whose amino-acid sequence MLEHTIRNRMWIGNEWVDAADGGTFATINPATGEVITEVASGQAADIDKAVAAAKDAAGSSEWRDMNPHKRSRLLWKLADAIAAAGDELGALETADNGKPYFESRKVDVPSVVENFRYFAGMADKIQGGTIPVAGPFFNYTLREPIGVVGCITPWNFPLSLATWKIAPALACGNTVVLKPAEQTPLTAIRLAELAAEVGFPAGVLNVVPGFGETAGAALVRHPDVDAISFTGSTEVGKIVMREAAETLKKVSLELGGKSPNIVLADADVKSAVRGATTGIFYGKGEVCAAGSRVLVERPIYDEFVEAFAARAAKQTVGDPMDANTRLGAIVSEEQLDRVMSYVEAGKKEGARLLTGGERTTVDGKGNFVTATVFADVDSKMRIAQEEIFGPVAAVIPVEDVEDAIQVANDTAYGLAAGIWTRDVGKAHRVARQVQAGTVWINTYNQYDSASPFGGYKQSGFGRDLGYEAALDKYTQVKSVWVALDA is encoded by the coding sequence ATGCTGGAGCATACCATCCGGAACCGGATGTGGATCGGAAACGAGTGGGTGGACGCCGCTGACGGCGGGACGTTCGCGACCATCAATCCCGCGACGGGTGAGGTCATTACCGAGGTCGCGTCTGGCCAGGCGGCGGATATCGACAAAGCGGTAGCGGCTGCGAAGGATGCCGCCGGGAGTTCAGAGTGGCGCGACATGAACCCCCACAAGCGCTCACGACTCCTCTGGAAGCTCGCTGATGCGATCGCTGCGGCAGGTGACGAGCTCGGTGCCCTCGAGACGGCAGACAACGGAAAGCCGTACTTCGAGTCGAGGAAGGTGGACGTCCCGAGCGTGGTGGAGAATTTCCGCTACTTCGCGGGGATGGCCGACAAGATCCAAGGAGGGACGATTCCGGTAGCGGGACCGTTCTTCAACTACACGCTTCGTGAGCCAATCGGGGTCGTTGGCTGTATCACGCCGTGGAATTTCCCACTCTCCCTGGCGACGTGGAAGATTGCCCCTGCTCTGGCATGCGGGAACACCGTCGTTCTGAAGCCAGCGGAGCAGACGCCACTGACAGCAATCCGGCTCGCAGAACTCGCTGCCGAAGTCGGCTTCCCCGCTGGCGTGCTCAACGTCGTCCCCGGTTTCGGAGAGACGGCCGGTGCAGCACTGGTCCGTCACCCGGACGTCGACGCCATCTCGTTCACCGGGTCGACCGAGGTGGGCAAGATCGTCATGAGAGAGGCGGCGGAGACACTCAAGAAGGTGTCGCTGGAGCTGGGTGGTAAGTCGCCGAACATCGTCTTGGCCGACGCCGACGTAAAAAGCGCTGTCCGAGGCGCGACAACGGGCATTTTCTACGGCAAGGGCGAGGTTTGCGCGGCGGGTTCACGCGTGCTGGTCGAACGGCCCATCTACGATGAATTCGTCGAAGCCTTTGCAGCACGAGCAGCCAAGCAGACGGTCGGTGACCCGATGGATGCGAATACTCGTCTGGGTGCCATCGTGAGTGAGGAACAGCTCGATCGGGTGATGAGCTACGTCGAGGCAGGCAAAAAGGAAGGCGCCCGTCTGCTGACCGGTGGAGAGCGCACGACGGTTGACGGGAAAGGAAACTTCGTGACCGCGACAGTATTCGCCGACGTCGACTCAAAGATGAGGATCGCGCAGGAAGAAATCTTCGGACCGGTCGCCGCGGTGATTCCCGTGGAGGACGTCGAGGACGCCATTCAGGTCGCCAACGATACGGCCTACGGCCTGGCTGCCGGTATATGGACGCGTGACGTCGGGAAGGCGCATCGGGTGGCCCGTCAGGTGCAAGCCGGTACCGTCTGGATCAACACGTACAACCAGTACGACTCCGCATCCCCGTTCGGTGGCTACAAGCAAAGCGGATTCGGTCGAGATCTGGGCTACGAGGCCGCGCTCGACAAATACACCCAAGTGAAGAGCGTCTGGGTGGCGCTCGACGCCTGA